DNA from Archaeoglobus veneficus SNP6:
ATATTGATTGCCAACAGGACGTTTTCAAAGGCTGAAAAGCTCGCAGCAGAGGTGGGTGGAAAGGCCGTACCGTTTAACAAACTCGAGAGGTACATCGTCGAGAGCGACGTCGTAATCACGGCAACGTCCTCGCCTGACTACATAATCACCCGTGAGATGATCGAGAGAGTAATTGCCGTCAGAGGGGAGGGGATACTTCTCATAGACATCGCAATGCCGAGAGATATTGAGGAGGACGTTGCGGAAATTGAAGGCGTCGAGCTTTACACAATCGAACACCTGAGGGAGATAAGCGAGGAGAACCTGAGGAAGAGGTTGAAGGAAGCAAAGAAAGCTGAAAAGATAATTGCCGAAGAGCTCGAACATCTCAAGCTAATGCTCAAGGAGATGAAGGCCGATTCTGCGATTTCTGCCATGTACAGCAGGGCGGAGGAGGTAAAGAAGGAGGAAATCCTTGAACTTTACAACAAGCTCGCTGCTAAGTACGGTATTGACGAAAGCGTGTTGCCCATATTAGAGGAATTTGCCAACTCATTCGTTAAGAAATTCCTCAGGAAGCCAACTATAAGGTTGAGAAAGGCGGCGAGAAGCGGCAATGTGGCAATCATTGAGGCAGCCGAATACCTCTTTGGAGGTGATGAACTTGGAGTTTCCAAGGCTCAGGATGAGAAGACTGAGGAAAGACTCGCTAAGACCGCTTGTCCGAGAAAGTAGGCTCAGCGTTGAAGACCTGATAATGCCTGTTTTCGTTGACGAGAACATCTCCGCGAAGAAAGAAATTCCATCGATGCCCGGTTATTATCGTATCCCCCTCGGTGGAGTTGCCGAAGAGGTTGGCAGGGCCATGGAGAAGGGTATAAAGGCGTTCATACTTTTTGGCATTCCCTCTTACAAGGATGAGGTCGGCTCATCTGCTTTTGATAAAAATGGAGTTGTTCAGAAGGCTGTGAGAGAAATTAAAGCCGAACACAGCGATGCAGTCGTCGTTACGGACGTCTGCCTGTGCGAGTACACCACGCACGGTCACTGCGGTGTTGTGAGAGACGGAATCATCCTGAACGACGAAACCCTGCCAATTCTCGGAAAGACGGCCGTAAGCCACGCAGAAGCAGGGGCAGACATCGTGGCACCTTCAGGCATGATGGATGGTATGGTTAAGGCCATCAGAAATGCGCTTGATGCGGAGGGCTTTCAGGATGTTGCCATAATGAGCTATTCTGCGAAGTACGCATCGAGCTTCTACGGCCCCTTCCGCGAAGCAGCGGAAAGCGGCTACGCTTTCGGCGATAGAAGAAGCTACCAGATGGACTTTCACAACAGCAGCGAAGCACTTCGAGAAGTTGAACTGGACATAAGGGAAGGGGCAGACATCGTAATGGTCAAGCCAGC
Protein-coding regions in this window:
- the hemA gene encoding glutamyl-tRNA reductase; translation: MEIANLVVSHKKASLEEIERAWHGDCRALIERVLSYPNITECAILMTCNRVEVYVVGSDTESTLRDFAKFMHVSERVMEIHRDDRCLEHLLRVASGLESMMVGEDQILGQVKDFYNLSKQFGGIGEVLDVVFSKAIQVGKKVRKLTGINKGSVSIGSAAVELAERSLGTLRGKKVLVVGAGEMGGLVAKALAHKECEILIANRTFSKAEKLAAEVGGKAVPFNKLERYIVESDVVITATSSPDYIITREMIERVIAVRGEGILLIDIAMPRDIEEDVAEIEGVELYTIEHLREISEENLRKRLKEAKKAEKIIAEELEHLKLMLKEMKADSAISAMYSRAEEVKKEEILELYNKLAAKYGIDESVLPILEEFANSFVKKFLRKPTIRLRKAARSGNVAIIEAAEYLFGGDELGVSKAQDEKTEERLAKTACPRK
- the hemB gene encoding porphobilinogen synthase, which produces MRRLRKDSLRPLVRESRLSVEDLIMPVFVDENISAKKEIPSMPGYYRIPLGGVAEEVGRAMEKGIKAFILFGIPSYKDEVGSSAFDKNGVVQKAVREIKAEHSDAVVVTDVCLCEYTTHGHCGVVRDGIILNDETLPILGKTAVSHAEAGADIVAPSGMMDGMVKAIRNALDAEGFQDVAIMSYSAKYASSFYGPFREAAESGYAFGDRRSYQMDFHNSSEALREVELDIREGADIVMVKPALSYLDVIRKVKDKFGYPTAAYNVSGEYSMVKAAGKMGWLDEKQIAYEILVSIKRAGADLIITYHAMEIADFLG